One genomic window of Arthrobacter caoxuetaonis includes the following:
- a CDS encoding GNAT family N-acetyltransferase, with the protein MIELRAVVPADLDEFFSHQLDPGANHMAAFAAKNPSDRGVFDLHWQQILSDTGITVRTIVADGEVVGSILAYREGDVPEISYWIDRSRWGQGITTAAVGLFLEEFPERPIRARAVADNVSSIRILERYGFKVIGEAQSFANARGAVVRELELELAQH; encoded by the coding sequence GTGATTGAGCTTCGTGCCGTAGTACCAGCGGACCTGGATGAGTTCTTCAGCCACCAGCTGGACCCGGGCGCCAACCATATGGCTGCCTTTGCCGCCAAGAATCCGTCCGACCGTGGTGTCTTTGACCTCCACTGGCAGCAAATCCTCAGTGACACCGGGATCACCGTGCGCACCATTGTTGCCGACGGGGAGGTAGTGGGCTCGATCCTCGCCTACCGCGAGGGCGACGTCCCGGAGATCAGCTACTGGATCGACCGTTCCCGCTGGGGACAGGGAATTACGACGGCGGCGGTCGGGCTGTTCCTGGAGGAGTTCCCGGAGCGTCCCATCCGCGCACGCGCCGTGGCGGACAACGTCAGCTCCATCCGCATCCTGGAGCGCTACGGCTTCAAGGTCATCGGCGAGGCACAGAGCTTCGCCAATGCCCGGGGCGCCGTGGTGCGCGAACTGGAACTCGAACTGGCGCAGCACTGA
- a CDS encoding solute symporter family protein, translating to MSTLYIPAVVTADAVRETGWLNMLIFGLFVAVTLVVVLRASRNNKTAADYYAAGRSFTGPQNGTAIAGDYLSAASFLGIVGAIAINGYDGFLYSIGFLVAWLVALLLVAEMLRNTGKFTMADVLSFRLKQRPVRIAAATTTLAVCFFYLLAQMAGAGGLVALLMGIDTKLGQSLVITVVGGLMIIYVLVGGMKGTTWVQIIKACLLIAGAGIMTIWVLALNGFNLSELLGSAVEMSGNAAILDPGLQYGKSETSKLDFISLGLALVLGTAALPHVLMRFYTVPTAKEARRSVVWAIWLIGLFYLFTLVLGYGAAALIDRETILSAPGGVNSAAPMLAFALGGPVLLGVIAAVAFATILAVVAGLTITAAASFAHDIYANVVRKGKVDADGEVKVARRTVVVIGVVSILGGIGAQGQNVAFLVALAFAVAASANLPTIIYSLYWRRFNTRGAVWSMYGGLGSAIVLIIFSPVVSGAETSMITGMDFSIFPLNNPGLVSIPLAFFLGWLGTVTSKDNESPEKQAEMEVRSLTGVGAEKAVDH from the coding sequence ATGAGCACCCTCTACATCCCCGCCGTCGTCACCGCTGACGCCGTCCGGGAAACCGGCTGGCTGAACATGCTGATCTTCGGCCTGTTCGTTGCCGTCACCCTTGTGGTGGTGCTGCGCGCCAGCCGCAACAACAAGACCGCAGCGGACTACTATGCAGCCGGCCGCTCCTTCACCGGGCCGCAGAACGGCACCGCCATCGCCGGGGACTACCTCTCGGCCGCGTCGTTCCTGGGCATCGTCGGAGCCATCGCCATCAACGGCTACGACGGCTTCCTGTACTCGATTGGTTTCCTGGTGGCCTGGCTCGTAGCCCTGCTGCTGGTCGCTGAAATGCTCCGCAATACCGGCAAGTTCACCATGGCGGACGTGCTTTCCTTCCGCCTGAAGCAGCGTCCGGTGCGCATTGCCGCGGCCACGACCACGCTGGCTGTCTGCTTCTTCTACCTCCTGGCCCAAATGGCCGGTGCCGGCGGACTGGTGGCCCTGCTGATGGGCATCGATACCAAGCTGGGCCAGTCCCTGGTCATCACCGTCGTCGGCGGTCTGATGATCATCTACGTACTGGTGGGCGGCATGAAGGGCACCACCTGGGTGCAGATCATCAAGGCCTGCCTCCTGATCGCCGGAGCCGGCATCATGACCATCTGGGTCCTTGCGCTCAACGGCTTCAACCTTTCCGAGCTGCTCGGTTCCGCCGTCGAGATGTCCGGCAACGCCGCGATCCTGGATCCGGGACTGCAGTACGGCAAGTCCGAAACCTCCAAGCTGGACTTCATCTCGCTGGGCCTGGCCCTGGTGCTCGGCACCGCAGCCCTGCCCCACGTGCTGATGCGTTTCTACACGGTTCCCACGGCCAAGGAAGCCCGCCGCTCCGTGGTCTGGGCCATCTGGCTGATCGGCCTGTTCTACCTGTTCACCCTGGTGCTCGGCTACGGCGCAGCTGCCCTGATCGACCGCGAAACCATCCTCTCGGCTCCCGGCGGCGTAAACTCCGCGGCACCGATGCTGGCCTTCGCACTCGGCGGACCGGTGCTGCTGGGCGTCATCGCTGCCGTCGCGTTCGCCACGATCCTGGCCGTGGTGGCCGGCCTGACCATCACCGCAGCCGCGTCCTTCGCCCACGACATCTACGCCAACGTGGTCCGCAAGGGCAAGGTCGATGCCGACGGTGAAGTGAAGGTCGCCCGCCGCACCGTTGTGGTGATCGGCGTCGTCTCCATCCTGGGCGGCATCGGCGCCCAGGGGCAGAACGTGGCGTTCCTCGTCGCCCTGGCCTTCGCCGTGGCTGCCAGCGCCAACCTGCCCACGATCATCTACTCGCTCTACTGGCGCCGCTTCAACACCCGCGGTGCTGTCTGGAGCATGTACGGCGGCCTCGGATCAGCGATCGTGCTGATCATCTTCTCGCCGGTGGTCTCCGGCGCGGAAACCTCGATGATCACCGGAATGGATTTCTCGATCTTCCCGCTGAACAACCCGGGCCTGGTCTCCATCCCGCTGGCCTTCTTCCTGGGCTGGCTGGGAACGGTCACCAGCAAGGATAACGAGTCGCCCGAGAAGCAGGCGGAAATGGAAGTCCGCTCGCTCACCGGCGTCGGCGCGGAAAAGGCTGTGGACCACTAG
- a CDS encoding carboxyl transferase domain-containing protein, protein METLTTGLDTASAAYAANESAQRLLAEELHKRLAQAAQGGPERSRERHTARGKLLPRERVEKLLDDGSPFLEIAPLAATGMYGDECPAAGVVAGIGLIHGRQVMVLSNDATVKGGTYYPLTVKKHLRAQEIALENRLPCIYLVDSGGAFLPMQDEVFPDREHFGRIFFNQAKMSAAKIPQIAAVLGSCTAGGAYVPAMSDETVIVRNQGTIFLGGPPLVKAAIGEVVTAEELGGGELHSRTSGVTDHLAENDEHALEIVRDIAETFPDPVPAWTPAPAVEPAVDPEELYGAVPTDLQTPYDVREIIARITDGSSFHEFKKEYGTTLVTGFARLHGHRVGIIANNGVLFSESAQKGAHFIELCDQRGIPLVFLQNISGFMVGRDYEAGGIAKHGAKMVTAVATARVPKLTVVVGGSFGAGNYSMCGRAYSPRFLWMWPAARISVMGGNQAASVLATVRRDGLAGRGEEWSSEEEEAFREPIRQDYEAQGSPYYSTARLWDDGIIDPRDTRRVLGMALDVCANAPLPETSFGLFRM, encoded by the coding sequence ATGGAGACCCTTACCACCGGACTGGACACCGCGTCAGCGGCCTACGCCGCCAACGAGTCCGCCCAGCGGCTCCTCGCCGAAGAGCTGCACAAGCGCCTGGCCCAGGCAGCACAGGGCGGACCGGAACGCTCCCGTGAACGCCACACGGCCCGCGGCAAGCTGCTTCCGCGCGAACGGGTGGAGAAGCTTCTGGACGACGGCAGCCCCTTCCTGGAGATCGCTCCGCTCGCTGCCACCGGGATGTACGGTGACGAATGCCCTGCAGCCGGGGTGGTCGCGGGCATCGGCCTGATCCACGGGCGGCAGGTGATGGTGCTCTCCAACGATGCGACGGTCAAAGGCGGCACCTATTACCCCCTGACCGTGAAGAAGCACCTCCGGGCACAGGAGATCGCCCTGGAGAACCGGTTGCCCTGCATTTACCTGGTGGATTCCGGCGGGGCGTTCCTGCCCATGCAGGATGAGGTTTTCCCGGACCGTGAGCATTTTGGGCGGATTTTCTTCAACCAGGCGAAGATGTCAGCGGCCAAGATCCCGCAGATCGCCGCCGTCCTGGGCTCCTGTACCGCGGGCGGGGCCTACGTGCCGGCCATGAGCGATGAGACGGTGATCGTGCGCAACCAGGGCACGATCTTCCTCGGCGGGCCGCCGCTGGTGAAAGCCGCGATCGGTGAAGTGGTGACCGCCGAGGAACTGGGCGGCGGGGAACTGCACTCGCGCACCTCCGGAGTCACCGACCACCTGGCCGAGAACGACGAGCACGCACTGGAAATCGTCCGCGACATTGCCGAGACGTTTCCGGACCCGGTCCCGGCGTGGACACCCGCCCCCGCCGTCGAGCCGGCCGTCGATCCTGAGGAACTCTACGGTGCCGTTCCCACGGACCTGCAGACCCCCTACGACGTCCGCGAGATCATCGCCCGCATCACTGACGGCAGTTCCTTCCACGAGTTCAAGAAGGAGTACGGCACCACCCTGGTCACCGGATTCGCCCGCCTGCACGGGCACCGGGTCGGGATCATTGCCAACAACGGCGTGCTGTTCAGCGAATCGGCGCAGAAAGGCGCCCACTTCATCGAACTGTGCGACCAGCGCGGCATACCGCTGGTCTTCCTGCAGAACATTTCCGGCTTTATGGTCGGCCGTGACTATGAGGCCGGCGGAATCGCGAAGCACGGAGCCAAGATGGTCACCGCTGTCGCCACGGCACGGGTTCCGAAACTGACGGTGGTGGTGGGAGGCTCCTTTGGCGCCGGCAACTACTCCATGTGCGGCCGCGCCTATTCGCCGAGATTCCTCTGGATGTGGCCGGCAGCCCGGATCTCCGTGATGGGCGGGAACCAGGCGGCGTCGGTGCTGGCCACCGTCCGCCGTGACGGGCTGGCGGGCCGCGGGGAGGAATGGAGCTCCGAGGAAGAGGAAGCCTTCCGGGAACCGATCCGCCAGGACTACGAGGCACAGGGCAGCCCCTACTATTCCACCGCCCGCCTGTGGGATGACGGCATCATCGACCCCCGCGACACCCGCAGGGTCCTGGGCATGGCGCTGGACGTGTGCGCCAACGCTCCGCTGCCCGAAACCTCCTTCGGCCTTTTCCGGATGTGA
- a CDS encoding TetR/AcrR family transcriptional regulator, producing the protein MEVTKSTPHATTGRSAAKASRRAAMLDAAAALFAERGYNGVSIEELGAAAGVSGPAVYRHFSGKPAVLSALLVGVSKDLLEGGIAVVAESSTAQEALTGLIEFQVDFALRQSNVIRVQDRDLASLPEDDERTVRSLQRQYVEVWVDAISALHPDSGLPLLRHRAQAVFGLINSTSHTLTSKTTARETVRLRDLLERMAWAALNA; encoded by the coding sequence ATGGAAGTCACGAAAAGTACACCGCACGCCACCACAGGGCGCAGTGCGGCCAAGGCGTCCCGCCGCGCCGCCATGCTCGACGCCGCAGCAGCACTGTTCGCTGAACGCGGGTACAACGGGGTTTCCATTGAGGAACTTGGCGCCGCTGCCGGGGTGAGCGGACCGGCGGTGTACCGGCACTTCAGCGGCAAGCCTGCTGTTCTCTCTGCCCTCCTGGTGGGGGTCAGCAAGGACCTGCTGGAGGGCGGAATCGCCGTCGTCGCCGAATCCAGCACGGCTCAGGAAGCGCTCACCGGCCTGATTGAGTTCCAGGTGGACTTCGCCCTGCGCCAGTCGAACGTGATCCGCGTCCAGGACCGTGACCTGGCCAGCCTGCCCGAAGACGATGAGCGCACTGTCCGTTCCCTCCAGCGCCAATACGTGGAGGTCTGGGTAGATGCAATCTCCGCCCTGCACCCGGATTCGGGACTGCCGCTGCTGCGCCACCGCGCGCAGGCTGTCTTCGGTCTGATCAACTCCACCTCCCACACGCTGACCAGCAAAACCACGGCGCGCGAGACCGTTCGGCTCCGTGATCTGCTGGAGCGCATGGCATGGGCAGCACTGAATGCCTAG
- a CDS encoding acetyl/propionyl/methylcrotonyl-CoA carboxylase subunit alpha, with amino-acid sequence MTFDTVLVANRGEIACRVIRTLKRMGLRTVAVYSDDDAGARHVREAHCAIRLGPADPRHSYLDAEAVLAACLASGAGAVHPGYGFLSENASFARLLQDNGIAFIGPGVKALELMGDKIRSKNHVSGYGVPVIPGIAEPGLSDAELMAAADSVGYPLLIKPSAGGGGKGMQAVAQPGELPAALASARRVAESAFGDDTLFLERLIQAPRHIEVQVLADTHGNVIHLGERECSLQRRHQKVIEEAPSVLLDTATRERIGEAACEAARSVDYTGAGTVEFLVSGQAPDEFFFMEMNTRLQVEHPVTEMVTGIDLVEWQVRIAAGEVLDLSQQDVQLTGHAVEARVYAEDPAQGFLPTAGTVELLAEVQGEGIRTDSGLVQGQRVSSSYDPMLAKVIAWGPDRQSALARLDAALADTVILGIGTNIEYLRLLLADDDVQAGELDTTLIERRLPGLRFRSADDVELAAAGLLRLAVLQEKGQPSPSDGSPWHGSPWYRADGWRLGGTRPLSVAVTAGGTAHTVEITGTPQAARVRIDGGAPLTASLESEPGAGAGQARLALDGVVHSLRFVHTPGSPETGAELWTSRGGYTAVLGLPDRKQRLRARLAASGRVEGAADPVLRSPMPGTVVTVAVQDGDAVDAGQVLLSVEAMKMEHQLTAPLAGRVSISLRTGDLVKAGQVLASVTPAEAAQDGSDPATPAPPTEGAGHARI; translated from the coding sequence ATGACCTTTGACACCGTATTAGTTGCCAACCGCGGCGAAATCGCCTGCCGCGTGATTCGAACACTGAAGCGCATGGGCCTTCGCACCGTCGCGGTGTACAGCGACGACGACGCCGGCGCCCGGCACGTGCGCGAAGCCCACTGCGCCATCCGGCTGGGTCCCGCGGATCCGCGGCACAGCTACCTGGACGCCGAAGCAGTGCTCGCAGCGTGCCTGGCCAGCGGGGCCGGAGCCGTCCACCCCGGCTACGGCTTCCTGAGCGAGAACGCCTCCTTCGCCCGCCTGCTGCAGGACAACGGAATCGCCTTCATCGGCCCCGGGGTCAAGGCCCTGGAGCTGATGGGGGACAAGATCCGGTCCAAGAACCATGTCTCCGGCTACGGGGTTCCGGTGATTCCGGGCATCGCGGAACCCGGGCTCAGCGACGCCGAACTGATGGCCGCCGCAGACTCCGTCGGCTATCCGCTGCTGATCAAACCCTCGGCAGGCGGCGGCGGAAAAGGCATGCAGGCCGTGGCCCAGCCCGGTGAACTGCCCGCCGCCCTTGCCTCCGCCCGGCGGGTGGCGGAGTCGGCCTTCGGGGATGACACGCTGTTCCTGGAACGGCTGATCCAGGCGCCGCGCCACATCGAGGTCCAGGTCCTGGCCGATACGCACGGGAACGTCATTCATCTGGGTGAGCGCGAGTGCTCGCTGCAGCGCCGGCACCAGAAGGTCATTGAAGAGGCGCCCTCGGTCCTGCTGGACACCGCCACCCGGGAACGGATCGGCGAAGCGGCCTGCGAAGCGGCACGGTCGGTGGACTACACCGGTGCCGGAACAGTGGAGTTCCTGGTCTCGGGCCAGGCACCGGATGAGTTCTTCTTCATGGAAATGAACACGCGGCTGCAGGTGGAGCATCCGGTCACGGAAATGGTGACCGGGATCGACCTGGTCGAATGGCAGGTGCGGATTGCCGCCGGGGAGGTCCTGGATCTCTCCCAGCAGGACGTGCAGCTGACCGGCCACGCCGTGGAAGCGCGGGTGTACGCCGAAGACCCGGCCCAAGGCTTCCTTCCCACCGCCGGAACCGTGGAGCTTTTGGCGGAAGTCCAGGGGGAGGGGATCCGCACCGATTCCGGGCTGGTGCAGGGCCAGCGTGTCTCCTCCAGCTATGACCCGATGCTGGCCAAGGTCATCGCGTGGGGGCCCGACCGGCAGAGTGCGCTGGCGCGGCTGGATGCAGCGCTCGCGGACACGGTGATCCTGGGTATCGGAACCAACATCGAATACCTCCGCCTGCTGCTCGCCGATGACGACGTGCAGGCAGGGGAACTGGACACCACGCTGATCGAGCGGCGCCTGCCCGGACTGCGGTTCCGGAGCGCGGACGACGTTGAACTCGCCGCAGCCGGGCTCCTGCGGCTGGCAGTGCTGCAGGAAAAGGGGCAGCCCTCTCCGTCGGACGGTTCGCCCTGGCACGGTTCGCCCTGGTACCGGGCCGACGGCTGGCGGCTTGGCGGGACCCGTCCGCTGAGCGTCGCCGTCACTGCCGGCGGGACCGCGCACACCGTGGAAATCACCGGTACGCCCCAGGCCGCCCGGGTACGGATCGACGGCGGGGCACCACTCACCGCGTCGCTGGAGAGTGAACCGGGCGCCGGGGCAGGACAGGCGCGGCTGGCGCTGGACGGCGTCGTGCATTCCCTGCGCTTTGTCCACACGCCGGGAAGCCCGGAAACCGGTGCCGAGCTGTGGACCTCCCGCGGGGGATACACCGCAGTCCTGGGCCTGCCTGACCGGAAACAGCGCCTGCGCGCCCGGCTGGCTGCTTCCGGACGGGTCGAGGGTGCCGCGGATCCGGTCCTCCGCTCGCCGATGCCGGGAACCGTCGTCACCGTTGCGGTCCAGGACGGAGATGCCGTAGACGCCGGACAGGTGCTGCTCAGCGTCGAAGCCATGAAAATGGAACACCAGCTCACCGCACCCCTCGCGGGAAGAGTGTCAATCTCGCTGCGCACCGGAGACCTCGTGAAGGCCGGCCAGGTCCTGGCGTCCGTCACGCCGGCTGAGGCAGCCCAAGACGGCAGCGATCCAGCCACCCCCGCACCGCCAACCGAAGGAGCAGGCCATGCCCGGATTTGA
- a CDS encoding alpha-ketoacid dehydrogenase subunit beta, whose translation MSSMGFGRAITAGLHDAMAEDPKVLLMGEDIGKLGGVFRITDGLQAEFGPKRVMDTPLAESGIMGTAVGLAFRGYRPVVEIQFDGFIYPAFDQIVSQVAKMHYRTRGAVKLPLTIRVPFGGGIGSPEHHSESPEAYFTHTSGLRVISVSNPQDAYTMIRQAIASDDPVLYFEPKRRYHTKGEVSRTLDGALPMGAARVAAAGNDVTLVAYGPLVMTALDAAVAASDEGISVEVIDLRSLSPVDYDAVEASVRKTGRLVITHEAAQSGGLGAEIAASITERCFDFLEHAPVRVTGFDIPYPPARLEKHHLPDLDRILDGVDRVMRRPNSQDRPRALAGVQA comes from the coding sequence ATGAGCAGCATGGGTTTTGGCCGCGCGATTACCGCCGGCCTGCACGACGCCATGGCCGAGGACCCCAAGGTGCTCCTGATGGGGGAAGACATCGGCAAGCTCGGCGGCGTCTTCCGCATCACCGACGGATTGCAGGCGGAGTTCGGCCCCAAACGGGTGATGGACACTCCGCTGGCCGAATCCGGGATCATGGGGACCGCCGTCGGGCTGGCGTTCAGGGGATACCGCCCCGTAGTGGAGATCCAGTTCGACGGGTTCATCTATCCGGCCTTCGACCAGATCGTTTCGCAGGTCGCAAAGATGCATTACCGCACGCGGGGCGCCGTTAAACTGCCGCTGACCATACGGGTTCCCTTCGGCGGCGGCATCGGGTCTCCGGAGCACCACTCGGAGTCCCCGGAAGCCTACTTCACCCACACCTCCGGCCTGCGGGTCATCAGCGTCTCCAATCCGCAGGACGCCTACACGATGATCCGGCAGGCCATCGCCAGCGATGATCCGGTGCTCTACTTCGAGCCCAAGCGCCGCTACCACACGAAGGGTGAGGTCAGCCGGACACTGGACGGCGCCTTGCCGATGGGCGCTGCGCGCGTGGCCGCGGCGGGAAATGATGTCACCCTGGTGGCCTACGGCCCCCTGGTGATGACGGCCCTGGACGCCGCCGTCGCGGCTTCCGACGAGGGCATCTCCGTTGAGGTGATCGATCTGCGCTCGCTCTCGCCGGTGGACTACGACGCCGTCGAAGCCTCAGTGCGGAAGACCGGCCGCCTGGTCATCACCCATGAGGCGGCCCAATCCGGCGGGCTGGGAGCAGAGATAGCCGCAAGTATTACCGAGCGCTGCTTCGACTTCCTGGAGCACGCACCCGTGCGCGTGACCGGGTTCGACATTCCTTATCCGCCGGCCCGGCTGGAGAAGCACCACCTGCCGGACCTTGACCGGATCCTGGACGGCGTGGACCGGGTCATGCGCCGCCCGAACTCGCAGGACCGCCCCCGCGCGCTGGCAGGGGTGCAGGCATGA
- the pdhA gene encoding pyruvate dehydrogenase (acetyl-transferring) E1 component subunit alpha: MRIKVSLHIPVDHPENTGMEPRNPFVQLIRPDGTRVPDELYDHWVDDVDAEVLRGLYRDMVLVRRIDTEATSLQRQGELGLWPPLLGQEAAQIGSARALRSSDFVFSSYRENAVAYCRGVGYADLMRVWRGNAAGGWDPYSVNMAPTQVIIGAQALHAAGYAMGIAQDGMDDAAISYFGDGATSQGDVNEAMVFAASFQAPVIFFCQNNQWAISEPVGLQAQIPVSNRAPGFGIPAIRVDGNDVLATLAATRVALDRARSGGGPTFIEAVTYRMGPHTTADDPTRYRDQAEVLEWQERDPISRLSAYLQGQGEFDDAFRASVEQDAGALAAELRAACLGLPDPGPDEVFAHVYAEPNSWLDRQEQHYRQYRSMMEPAAEGGTR, from the coding sequence ATGCGTATCAAAGTGTCCCTGCATATCCCGGTAGACCATCCCGAAAACACCGGAATGGAACCCCGCAACCCGTTCGTCCAGCTCATCCGCCCTGACGGAACGCGCGTACCGGATGAGCTCTACGACCACTGGGTCGACGACGTTGACGCCGAGGTCCTGCGCGGACTGTACCGGGACATGGTCCTGGTGCGGCGGATCGATACCGAAGCAACGTCGCTGCAGCGGCAGGGCGAACTGGGACTCTGGCCTCCGCTGCTGGGCCAGGAAGCAGCCCAGATCGGTTCCGCCCGGGCACTGCGCAGCTCGGACTTTGTCTTTAGCAGCTACCGCGAGAATGCGGTGGCCTACTGCCGCGGCGTCGGGTACGCCGATCTCATGCGTGTCTGGCGCGGCAATGCCGCCGGTGGCTGGGACCCGTATTCCGTCAATATGGCGCCCACCCAGGTGATTATCGGCGCCCAGGCCCTGCACGCCGCCGGTTACGCGATGGGCATCGCCCAGGACGGCATGGACGACGCCGCGATCAGCTACTTCGGTGACGGCGCCACGAGCCAGGGCGACGTCAACGAGGCCATGGTCTTTGCCGCCAGCTTCCAGGCCCCGGTGATCTTTTTCTGCCAGAACAACCAGTGGGCCATTTCCGAACCCGTAGGCCTGCAGGCACAGATCCCCGTCTCCAACCGGGCGCCCGGCTTTGGCATCCCGGCCATCCGGGTGGACGGCAACGACGTCCTGGCCACGCTCGCCGCAACACGGGTAGCGCTGGACCGGGCGCGCAGCGGGGGAGGGCCCACCTTCATCGAAGCCGTCACCTACCGGATGGGTCCGCACACCACCGCCGACGACCCCACGCGCTACCGGGACCAGGCCGAAGTGCTCGAATGGCAGGAGCGGGATCCGATCAGCAGGCTCTCCGCCTACCTGCAAGGACAGGGAGAGTTCGACGACGCCTTCCGCGCCTCGGTGGAACAGGACGCCGGCGCGCTCGCCGCCGAACTCCGGGCGGCCTGCCTTGGCCTGCCGGACCCGGGCCCCGACGAGGTCTTCGCCCACGTGTACGCCGAACCCAACAGCTGGCTGGACCGCCAGGAGCAGCATTACCGCCAGTACCGCTCGATGATGGAGCCTGCCGCGGAAGGCGGAACACGATGA
- a CDS encoding Lrp/AsnC family transcriptional regulator: MQILDLTDFRVLRAMATDPRRTVVALASRLGISRNTVQARLSRMEKKGAFLSFERRINPVALGYPLMAFVHVHVQQQRLSDITADLSAIPEVVEAHGLTGAADILLRIVALDAEDLFRVNKAILAVPGVERSDTTLAMGELIPYRVAPLLDRGPAAGAE; the protein is encoded by the coding sequence ATGCAGATTCTGGACCTTACCGATTTCCGTGTCCTGCGGGCCATGGCAACCGACCCGCGGCGCACCGTCGTCGCGCTCGCGTCGCGCCTGGGCATCTCGCGGAACACCGTCCAGGCCAGGCTCTCGCGGATGGAAAAGAAGGGTGCGTTCCTCTCCTTTGAACGGCGGATCAACCCCGTGGCCCTCGGCTATCCGCTGATGGCGTTCGTGCACGTGCACGTCCAGCAGCAGCGCCTGTCAGACATCACTGCCGATCTTTCCGCCATCCCTGAAGTGGTGGAGGCCCATGGTCTCACCGGAGCCGCGGACATCCTGCTGCGGATCGTGGCCCTGGATGCCGAGGACCTGTTCCGGGTGAACAAGGCGATTCTTGCCGTGCCCGGCGTCGAACGTTCTGACACCACCCTGGCCATGGGTGAACTGATCCCCTACCGGGTGGCGCCGCTGCTTGACCGCGGTCCGGCGGCCGGCGCCGAATAG
- a CDS encoding dihydrolipoamide acetyltransferase family protein, protein MIREFRLPDLGEGLTESEILSWRVAEGQSVTLNQVIAEVETAKAVVELPSPFEGVVARLHESVGSVVEVGSPIISFDVADPAGTSVPAGTAPVEDAPRRQPTLVGYGAEPDKAGRPARRPRPGLSAQPAPASPVPPVPAPAPAPVPVAPDAVAAGNVEVMPDRPRSTPPVRKLARDLGIDLAGISGSGPEGRILRADVEAAIGSRDDPGMQAGAQPVVADAPHLGQGREERVPIAGIRKHTAAAMVASAFTAPHATVFLTVDVTPSMNLLEKLRARKEYDGVRLTPLVLAAKAVCLALRRHPGLNARWDEAAREIIRYRYVNLGIAAATPRGLMVPNIKDAQELGLRELALAISDLARTAREGRTPPAALSGGTVSISNVGVFGVDAGTPILNPGEAVILALGAVRNQPWEYEGGIALRQVTTLSLSFDHRLVDGAEGAAFLRDIGDVLGEPAMVLAMD, encoded by the coding sequence ATGATCCGCGAATTCCGGCTTCCGGACCTCGGGGAAGGACTGACCGAATCCGAGATCCTCTCCTGGCGCGTTGCCGAAGGGCAGTCCGTCACGCTGAACCAGGTCATCGCCGAGGTGGAGACAGCGAAGGCCGTCGTCGAGCTTCCGTCGCCTTTTGAAGGCGTGGTGGCCAGGCTGCACGAATCCGTTGGGTCCGTGGTGGAGGTCGGGTCTCCGATCATCAGCTTTGACGTTGCGGATCCGGCCGGAACGTCCGTGCCGGCAGGAACAGCGCCTGTGGAGGACGCTCCGCGCCGGCAGCCCACCCTGGTGGGCTACGGCGCGGAACCGGACAAAGCGGGCCGCCCGGCGCGCCGGCCGCGGCCAGGACTGTCCGCTCAGCCGGCCCCGGCATCGCCGGTGCCCCCGGTCCCGGCCCCGGCACCGGCCCCCGTGCCCGTTGCGCCTGATGCCGTTGCGGCCGGCAACGTCGAGGTGATGCCCGACCGGCCGCGCTCCACCCCGCCGGTACGCAAGCTCGCCCGCGACTTGGGCATCGACTTGGCCGGCATCTCCGGCAGCGGACCGGAAGGACGGATCCTGCGTGCCGACGTCGAAGCGGCAATCGGCTCGAGAGATGACCCAGGCATGCAGGCCGGTGCACAGCCCGTTGTTGCGGACGCGCCGCACCTGGGCCAGGGCCGCGAGGAACGGGTGCCGATCGCAGGAATTCGGAAGCACACGGCGGCTGCCATGGTTGCCAGCGCGTTTACTGCGCCGCACGCTACCGTCTTCCTCACGGTGGACGTCACACCTTCCATGAACCTGCTGGAAAAGCTGAGGGCACGCAAGGAGTACGACGGCGTTCGGCTTACCCCGCTGGTCCTGGCTGCCAAGGCAGTCTGCCTGGCGCTCCGCCGCCACCCGGGGCTGAACGCCCGCTGGGATGAGGCTGCACGGGAGATCATCCGGTACCGGTACGTGAACCTCGGCATTGCGGCGGCCACCCCCAGGGGACTGATGGTGCCCAATATCAAGGACGCCCAGGAGCTGGGACTTCGGGAACTGGCCCTGGCCATCTCGGACCTCGCACGGACGGCACGGGAAGGACGCACCCCGCCGGCCGCGCTCTCCGGAGGAACGGTGTCCATCTCCAACGTGGGTGTCTTTGGCGTAGATGCCGGGACCCCGATCCTCAATCCCGGTGAGGCAGTGATCCTGGCCCTCGGGGCAGTGCGGAACCAGCCCTGGGAGTACGAGGGCGGGATTGCCCTCCGGCAAGTGACAACGCTGAGCCTCTCCTTCGACCACCGCCTGGTGGACGGAGCGGAAGGCGCAGCATTCCTCCGGGATATCGGGGACGTACTCGGCGAACCGGCGATGGTCCTGGCGATGGACTAA